A single window of Archangium gephyra DNA harbors:
- a CDS encoding DVUA0089 family protein, translating into MIRVERLLAGALAVAALCALAACTTPPPEEECSADLQTDAQNCGACGNACAAGSTCQAGRCEPAAVNCASGQALCSGACKVLQSDTQNCGACGNVCPAGDTCSAGRCVTPLVCGDGRLGGAEHCDDGNTTSTDGCSASCGVEPGFTCWGEPSRCEFTEVEPNDTPETASAAGLARWMRGSIRTSTDVDVYRITLNSTVDLRLDTFDGSGMERCNDLDTVVELLGADGVLIASDDDSGLNGCSSVDPAHDQGARSLAPGIYYVRVSSYSSSIPAYVLRLQYPALCGNGQREGSEMCDDGNLSNTDACGAYCRPTGTPETEPNDSAATSNGLFTLPMTVKGAIGSGSDQDVFRFTIPATADVRLELFDGSGRASCADIDTLLELVAPDATTSLATNDDGGLELCSALLPQAEPNARRLAPGTYYARVTSYGDVIPGYILMARFEALCGDGRVSGSEECDGTAGCSATCERIPFCGDGLLDYPEFCDDSNTANGDGCSNVCKGEGLQSEVEPNNTRADASARAGEATPVLINGSKRLSGAFPRSDDVDLYRMDVSAPSLVRFDTFHGGFNRCDSGLGTELRLMDSTGVTLVSDTVSGMGNCSALASYLQPGIYYVQTKAWDYYGPEAYALDAVFQSSAGSEAEPNNTPAAANSVSGVDFFVAGSLATGTDEDYYRLTVPAGASIRAEIVEGGTQSCDGLELDSELSLFDASGELLSANDDAGRGYCSRIDGRGESPDNWGASELTAGTYYLRVRAAPRAEDSATVFSYRLSVTLR; encoded by the coding sequence ATGATTCGTGTCGAGAGACTCCTGGCGGGAGCGCTGGCCGTGGCCGCGCTCTGCGCCCTGGCTGCATGCACGACGCCACCGCCCGAGGAGGAGTGTTCGGCGGATTTGCAGACCGACGCCCAGAACTGCGGGGCCTGTGGCAACGCCTGCGCGGCGGGTTCCACCTGTCAGGCGGGGCGCTGCGAGCCCGCGGCGGTCAACTGTGCGTCCGGGCAGGCCCTCTGCTCCGGCGCGTGCAAGGTGCTGCAGAGCGATACGCAGAACTGCGGCGCGTGCGGCAACGTGTGCCCGGCCGGAGACACCTGCTCAGCGGGCCGGTGCGTGACGCCCCTCGTGTGCGGGGATGGCCGCCTCGGAGGTGCCGAGCACTGCGACGACGGCAATACCACGTCAACCGATGGTTGCAGCGCGAGCTGCGGCGTGGAGCCGGGCTTCACGTGCTGGGGGGAGCCGAGCCGCTGTGAATTCACGGAGGTCGAGCCCAACGACACGCCCGAGACCGCCAGCGCGGCCGGGCTCGCCCGGTGGATGCGGGGCTCCATCCGCACGAGCACCGACGTGGACGTGTACCGCATCACCCTGAATTCCACGGTTGACCTGCGGCTCGACACCTTCGACGGCAGCGGAATGGAGCGCTGCAACGACCTCGACACCGTGGTGGAGCTCCTCGGGGCGGACGGCGTGCTGATCGCCTCGGACGATGACAGTGGGCTCAACGGCTGCAGCTCCGTGGACCCGGCGCACGACCAGGGCGCGCGGAGCCTGGCGCCAGGCATCTACTATGTCCGCGTCTCCTCCTACAGCTCGAGCATTCCCGCCTATGTCCTGCGGCTCCAGTACCCGGCGCTCTGCGGCAACGGTCAGCGCGAGGGCTCGGAGATGTGTGACGATGGGAACCTCTCCAACACGGATGCGTGCGGCGCGTACTGCCGCCCCACGGGGACTCCGGAGACCGAGCCCAATGACAGCGCGGCCACCTCGAATGGGCTGTTCACGCTGCCGATGACGGTGAAGGGCGCCATCGGCTCGGGCTCCGACCAGGACGTGTTCCGCTTCACCATCCCCGCCACGGCGGATGTGCGGCTCGAGCTCTTCGATGGCAGTGGCAGGGCGTCGTGCGCGGACATCGACACGCTGCTCGAGCTGGTCGCCCCGGATGCAACGACGTCGCTGGCCACCAATGACGATGGGGGCCTCGAGCTCTGCAGCGCCCTCCTCCCGCAGGCTGAGCCCAATGCGAGGCGGCTGGCGCCCGGGACGTACTACGCCCGCGTCACCTCCTATGGCGACGTGATTCCCGGCTACATCCTGATGGCGCGGTTCGAGGCACTCTGTGGGGATGGCCGCGTGTCGGGCTCCGAGGAGTGTGATGGCACGGCGGGCTGCTCCGCCACGTGCGAGCGGATCCCCTTTTGTGGCGATGGCCTCCTCGACTACCCCGAGTTCTGTGACGACAGCAACACGGCCAACGGGGACGGCTGCAGCAACGTCTGCAAGGGCGAGGGCCTGCAGTCCGAGGTGGAGCCGAACAACACCCGCGCCGACGCGAGTGCCCGGGCGGGCGAGGCGACGCCGGTGCTCATCAACGGCAGCAAGCGGCTGAGCGGTGCCTTCCCCAGGAGTGATGACGTGGACCTGTATCGGATGGACGTGTCCGCGCCGTCGCTCGTCCGGTTCGACACCTTCCACGGTGGTTTCAACCGGTGCGACAGCGGCCTGGGCACCGAGCTGCGGTTGATGGACTCCACCGGCGTGACGTTGGTGTCCGACACCGTGAGTGGCATGGGGAACTGCTCCGCGCTCGCCAGCTACCTGCAGCCGGGCATCTACTACGTCCAGACGAAGGCCTGGGACTACTACGGTCCGGAGGCCTATGCCCTCGATGCGGTGTTCCAGAGCTCCGCGGGCTCCGAAGCGGAGCCGAACAACACCCCGGCGGCCGCCAACTCCGTCAGCGGTGTGGACTTCTTCGTGGCCGGAAGCCTCGCCACCGGCACGGACGAGGACTACTACCGCCTCACCGTACCGGCCGGTGCCTCGATTCGCGCGGAGATCGTCGAGGGCGGAACCCAGAGCTGTGACGGCCTGGAGCTCGACAGCGAGCTGTCGCTGTTCGATGCGAGCGGCGAGCTGCTCAGCGCGAATGACGACGCGGGTCGCGGCTACTGCTCGCGCATCGATGGGCGCGGTGAGTCGCCGGATAACTGGGGGGCCAGTGAGCTCACGGCTGGGACCTACTACCTGCGCGTCCGGGCCGCGCCGAGAGCCGAGGACAGCGCGACCGTCTTCAGCTACCGGCTCTCGGTCACCCTCCGGTAG
- a CDS encoding nitrile hydratase subunit alpha codes for MPDTKKGEAFAKLVLRVWRDPDFKARLFKDPMPLLAEYGVETPPGLKVKVVENEPGTIHLVLPSAPAKVSQQQEEPVYTIQCAVCHSRDSCLTHHS; via the coding sequence ATGCCTGATACGAAGAAGGGTGAAGCGTTCGCGAAGCTGGTGTTGAGGGTGTGGAGGGATCCGGACTTCAAAGCCAGACTGTTCAAGGATCCCATGCCGCTGCTGGCGGAGTACGGCGTCGAGACCCCGCCGGGCCTGAAGGTGAAGGTGGTGGAGAACGAGCCGGGGACCATCCACCTCGTCCTGCCGAGCGCTCCCGCGAAGGTCTCACAGCAGCAGGAGGAGCCCGTCTATACCATTCAGTGCGCTGTCTGCCATTCCCGCGACAGCTGTCTGACGCACCACAGCTAG
- a CDS encoding LVIVD repeat-containing protein: MTTHRTRCLLAVLAVCTTWMGCESNTPRNPDAGTPPDASVPDASVPDASVSEDWDGTYVPLEETDEWDYLDPGRFAACGFIFPGDGGTGPACGSPESFDLSSCESSTLGQLSPSGIYAAAQRGDVINLFLLTTNFTISADGGRESHDGDPIVQKQVDSQGFYVASQRTRADGGTFLTAYAGCKAESVQRFTGCYQTCTNGGARRTWGTFEGVRLQRFDEPESSGGLTLVSEHRVGLGFPSDLYVAKNHAYVVSQNDADTGATGGLSVFDVTDRAHPILRKTISLTGDSSWNGVWARGDGLYITSTKWGVLVYDISNPADPQLVRTLPGSAASVHTVVVDGERLYAMDIRNNRVLMYDVKEPLQPLLLGAYSVPGGEYLSGIPHDAFAYQNRLYINQMGLGYYVVDVADPANPKPLGAYTYAVENNWSHTNVVGTFAGRTIAFEGGEVDGAYLRVLDVTDPAKIVKIGEARMRTQTSIHNMVLVGKRLYVTWYADGVRVFDVANPTQPKQIAHYNSFRDSDPGRTEGLLVGAIGIRVPGDGYVYSVDVTRGLLILHEP, translated from the coding sequence ATGACAACACATCGAACCCGATGTCTGCTCGCCGTGCTGGCCGTGTGCACCACCTGGATGGGCTGCGAGTCCAACACCCCGCGGAACCCAGACGCGGGCACCCCGCCAGATGCCTCCGTGCCGGACGCCTCCGTGCCGGACGCCTCCGTGTCCGAGGACTGGGACGGCACCTACGTCCCCCTCGAGGAGACGGATGAATGGGACTACCTCGACCCGGGCCGCTTCGCCGCCTGTGGCTTCATCTTCCCCGGCGACGGGGGCACCGGCCCCGCCTGCGGCAGCCCCGAGTCCTTCGACCTCTCCTCGTGCGAGTCCTCCACCCTCGGCCAGCTCTCGCCCAGCGGCATCTACGCGGCGGCCCAGCGTGGCGACGTCATCAACCTCTTTCTCCTCACGACCAACTTCACGATTTCCGCCGACGGCGGCCGGGAGAGCCACGACGGAGACCCCATCGTCCAGAAGCAGGTGGACAGCCAAGGCTTCTACGTCGCCAGCCAGCGCACGCGGGCGGACGGCGGCACCTTTCTCACCGCCTACGCCGGGTGCAAGGCCGAGAGCGTCCAGCGCTTCACCGGCTGCTACCAGACGTGCACCAACGGCGGGGCCCGGCGCACCTGGGGCACCTTCGAGGGCGTGCGCCTCCAGCGGTTCGACGAGCCCGAGTCCTCCGGTGGCCTCACCCTCGTCTCGGAGCACCGGGTGGGGCTGGGGTTTCCCTCGGACCTCTACGTCGCGAAGAATCACGCCTACGTGGTGTCTCAGAACGATGCCGACACCGGCGCCACCGGCGGCCTCTCCGTCTTCGACGTCACCGACCGGGCCCACCCCATCCTCCGCAAGACGATCTCCCTCACTGGCGACAGCTCCTGGAACGGCGTGTGGGCCAGGGGTGACGGGCTCTACATCACCAGCACCAAGTGGGGCGTGCTCGTCTACGACATCTCCAACCCCGCCGACCCGCAGCTCGTCCGCACCCTGCCAGGCTCAGCGGCGAGCGTGCACACCGTGGTCGTGGACGGCGAGCGGCTCTACGCCATGGACATCCGGAACAACCGGGTGCTCATGTACGACGTGAAGGAGCCGCTCCAGCCCCTGCTGCTCGGCGCCTACTCGGTGCCCGGCGGCGAGTACCTCTCCGGCATCCCGCACGATGCCTTCGCCTACCAGAACCGGCTCTACATCAACCAGATGGGCCTGGGTTACTACGTGGTGGACGTGGCGGATCCCGCCAACCCCAAGCCGCTCGGCGCGTACACGTACGCCGTTGAAAATAACTGGAGCCACACCAACGTCGTGGGCACCTTCGCCGGCCGCACCATCGCCTTCGAGGGCGGCGAGGTCGACGGCGCCTACCTGCGCGTGCTCGACGTCACCGACCCCGCGAAAATCGTGAAGATTGGCGAGGCGCGGATGCGCACCCAGACGTCCATCCACAACATGGTGCTCGTGGGCAAGCGCCTCTACGTCACGTGGTACGCCGACGGCGTGCGCGTCTTCGACGTGGCCAACCCCACCCAGCCGAAGCAGATCGCCCACTACAACAGCTTCCGCGACTCGGACCCGGGCCGCACCGAGGGCCTCCTCGTGGGCGCGATCGGCATCCGCGTGCCAGGCGACGGATACGTGTACTCGGTGGACGTGACGCGCGGCCTGCTCATCCTCCACGAGCCGTGA
- a CDS encoding kelch repeat-containing protein, which translates to MTSISRLGVAAIARLAMTSALLCIACGKVSQSGDETLHQDWLEPKALLATTGEQWSPTDPLTIARYHHTATPLSSGKVLVSGGQSPDGYLDSAEVYDPATGKWSLTGRLSTPRSWHTATPLSSGKVLVSGGKNSSTSLGSVEEYDPASGTWSPTASLSTARAGHTATLLLSGKVLVSGGWDGSGRVINRVEVYDPATGEWSPTGSLAKGRYSHTATLLPSGKVLVSGGQNEVSFLNSAEVYDPATGTWSPTGSLATARYSHTATLLPSGKVLLSGGWSADGSLYTVEVYDPATGAWSPTDSLAKGRYSHTATLLPSGKVLVSGGFGPDGYLASADVYDPATGTWSPTAPMATARANHTATLLLPSGTVLISGGEGSTGRLASAELYNPVTGERNPMGEWSPTNSLNAARRSHTATLLPSGKVLLSGGRNASGPLNSAEVYDPATGKWSLTGSLNTARYSHTATLLPSGKVLVSGGLVTSGPLNSAEVYDPATGTWSPTGSLTTARYSHTATLLPSGKVLLSGGLFPSGSSFASAEVYDPATGTWSPTGPLLTTRYSHTATLLPSGKVLLSGGAGAGSIFASAEVYDPATGTWSPTAPLATTRYRHTATLLPSGKVLLSGGEDSSGSLASAEVYDPATGKWSPTGSLTSARANHMATLLPSGKVLLSCGDVPSGVLASAEVYDPATGKWSPTGPLTSARTNHTATLLPSSKVLVSGGSGSGGLLASTEVYDPATGAWSPAAPLATARNDNHTATLLPSGKVLLSGGRNSSGPLNSAEVYDPATGTWSPTGFLTTARYKHTATLLPSGTVLVSGGWNSSGPLNSAEVYDPATGGWNPTGFLTTARYRHTATLLPSGAVLVSGGLGPNGFLHSAEVYEPATGKWSSTAPLTTARYGHTATLLPSGKVLVSGGSGPGGRLASAEVYDPATRTWSPTAALATARESHTATLLPSGTVLVSGGWNSSGSLSSAEVYDPATGAWSPAAPLTTARESHTATLLPSGTVLVSGGWNSSSAPLNNAEVYDPATGAWSPTAPLTTARGNHTATLLPSGRVLVSGGGSITGSLASAELYDDTRALQMWRPDITPPATQQRAQKLRITGSRLRGLSEASSGNTQSSATNFPLVGLFALEGGAMTRVTALDSFSDTEVNVQTPNVPNGYYILSVMANALHGGQMVRVDGPHLAAPKVTAPAEGAFINNPKPAIHGTAEARNTVRVWLDGAMAGTTETAEDGKWMIELTTPLTSGNHQVTAIATDAVANVSPSSEPRNFTVDMDAPEMPKVTAPAEGAFVNNPRPAIRGTAELGSTVTVWLDGAMAGTTTRTDPQGNWSFTPSTALTEGRHQAQATAMDEAGNVSPQSEPSDFTVDTEAPAPPRVTAPEDGSFISNPKPTLGGLAEAGSTVTVWLDGKEIPGTDIVVDEEGNWSFVLTTALGPGHHEVKARATDAIGNISQLSEEYSFFLKKSHYGWSCTTAPASPASWALLALVLSLGRRRLRPPHSRSRP; encoded by the coding sequence ATGACCTCTATCTCCAGGCTTGGGGTGGCAGCAATTGCCAGACTGGCCATGACCTCGGCGCTGCTATGCATCGCCTGCGGCAAGGTATCGCAGAGCGGAGACGAAACGTTGCACCAGGACTGGCTTGAACCCAAGGCCCTCCTGGCCACGACTGGTGAGCAGTGGAGCCCCACGGACCCTCTGACCATTGCCCGTTATCACCACACGGCGACACCGTTGTCCTCCGGCAAGGTGCTGGTCTCCGGTGGGCAGAGCCCTGATGGCTACCTCGACAGCGCGGAGGTGTACGACCCGGCCACAGGGAAGTGGAGCCTCACGGGCCGTCTGTCCACGCCTCGTTCCTGGCACACGGCGACACCGTTGTCCTCCGGCAAGGTGTTGGTCTCCGGCGGCAAGAATTCAAGCACATCATTGGGCAGCGTGGAGGAGTACGACCCGGCCTCGGGAACGTGGAGCCCCACGGCCTCTCTGAGCACGGCCCGCGCCGGCCATACGGCGACGCTGTTGCTCTCCGGCAAGGTGCTGGTCTCCGGTGGCTGGGATGGCTCAGGCCGCGTCATCAACAGGGTGGAGGTCTACGACCCGGCCACGGGGGAGTGGAGCCCCACGGGCTCTCTGGCCAAGGGCCGCTATTCCCACACGGCGACGCTGTTGCCCTCCGGCAAGGTGCTGGTCTCCGGTGGGCAGAACGAGGTCAGCTTCTTGAACAGCGCGGAGGTGTACGACCCGGCCACGGGGACGTGGAGCCCCACGGGCTCTCTGGCCACTGCCCGCTACAGCCACACGGCGACGCTGTTGCCCTCCGGCAAGGTGCTGCTCTCCGGTGGTTGGAGCGCAGATGGCTCCCTCTACACCGTGGAGGTGTACGACCCGGCCACGGGAGCGTGGAGCCCCACGGACTCTCTGGCCAAGGGCCGCTATTCCCACACGGCGACGCTGTTGCCCTCCGGCAAGGTGCTGGTCTCGGGTGGCTTTGGCCCTGATGGCTACCTCGCCAGTGCGGATGTGTACGACCCGGCTACGGGGACGTGGAGCCCCACGGCCCCCATGGCCACGGCCCGCGCCAACCACACGGCGACACTGTTGCTGCCCTCCGGCACGGTGCTGATCTCCGGTGGGGAGGGCTCAACCGGCCGCCTCGCCAGCGCGGAGCTATACAACCCGGTGACGGGGGAGCGGAACCCCATGGGGGAGTGGAGCCCCACGAACTCTCTGAACGCGGCTCGCAGAAGTCACACGGCGACGCTGTTGCCCTCTGGCAAGGTGCTGCTCTCCGGTGGCAGGAACGCAAGTGGCCCCCTCAACAGCGCGGAGGTGTACGACCCGGCCACGGGGAAGTGGAGCCTCACGGGCTCGCTGAACACTGCCCGCTACAGCCACACGGCGACGCTGTTGCCCTCCGGCAAGGTACTGGTCTCCGGTGGCCTGGTTACAAGTGGCCCCCTCAACAGCGCGGAGGTGTACGACCCGGCCACGGGGACGTGGAGCCCCACGGGCTCTCTGACCACGGCCCGCTATAGCCACACGGCGACGCTGTTGCCCTCCGGCAAGGTGCTGCTCTCCGGTGGCCTTTTTCCAAGTGGCTCCTCATTCGCCAGCGCGGAGGTGTACGACCCGGCCACGGGGACGTGGAGCCCCACGGGCCCTCTGCTCACGACCCGCTACAGCCACACGGCGACGCTGTTGCCCTCCGGCAAGGTGCTGCTCTCCGGTGGCGCTGGCGCTGGCAGCATCTTCGCCAGCGCGGAGGTGTACGACCCGGCCACGGGGACGTGGAGCCCCACGGCTCCCCTGGCCACGACTCGCTACAGACACACGGCGACGCTGCTGCCCTCCGGCAAGGTGCTGCTCTCCGGTGGAGAGGACTCGAGTGGCTCCCTGGCCAGCGCGGAGGTGTACGACCCGGCCACGGGGAAGTGGAGCCCCACGGGCTCGCTGACCTCGGCCCGCGCCAACCACATGGCGACGCTGTTGCCCTCCGGCAAGGTGCTGCTCTCCTGTGGGGATGTCCCGAGTGGCGTCCTGGCCAGCGCGGAGGTGTACGACCCGGCCACGGGGAAGTGGAGCCCCACGGGTCCCCTGACCTCGGCCCGCACCAACCACACGGCGACGCTGCTGCCCTCCAGCAAGGTGCTGGTCTCCGGTGGCTCTGGCTCGGGAGGCCTTCTCGCCAGCACGGAGGTGTACGACCCGGCCACGGGGGCGTGGAGTCCCGCGGCCCCGCTGGCCACGGCCCGCAACGACAACCACACGGCGACGCTGCTGCCCTCCGGCAAGGTGCTGCTCTCCGGTGGCAGGAATTCAAGTGGCCCCCTCAACAGCGCGGAGGTGTACGACCCGGCCACGGGGACGTGGAGCCCCACGGGTTTTCTGACCACGGCCCGCTACAAACACACGGCGACGCTGTTGCCCTCCGGCACGGTGCTGGTCTCCGGTGGCTGGAACTCGAGTGGCCCCCTCAACAGCGCGGAGGTGTACGACCCGGCCACGGGGGGGTGGAACCCCACGGGTTTTCTGACCACGGCCCGCTACAGACACACCGCGACGCTGTTGCCCTCCGGCGCGGTCCTGGTCTCCGGTGGCCTTGGTCCAAATGGCTTCCTCCATAGCGCGGAGGTTTACGAACCGGCCACGGGGAAATGGAGCTCCACGGCCCCCCTGACCACGGCCCGCTACGGCCACACGGCAACACTGTTGCCCTCCGGCAAGGTGCTCGTCTCGGGTGGCTCTGGCCCGGGTGGCCGCCTCGCGAGCGCGGAGGTGTATGACCCGGCCACGCGGACGTGGAGCCCCACGGCCGCCCTGGCCACGGCCCGCGAGAGTCACACGGCGACGCTGTTGCCCTCCGGCACGGTGCTGGTCTCCGGTGGCTGGAACTCGAGTGGCTCCCTGTCCAGCGCGGAGGTATACGACCCGGCCACGGGGGCGTGGAGCCCTGCGGCCCCTCTGACCACGGCCCGCGAGAGTCACACGGCGACGCTGTTGCCCTCCGGCACGGTGCTGGTCTCCGGTGGCTGGAACTCGAGCTCCGCGCCTCTCAACAACGCGGAGGTATACGACCCGGCCACGGGGGCGTGGAGCCCCACGGCCCCCCTGACCACGGCCCGTGGCAATCACACGGCGACGCTGTTGCCCTCGGGCAGGGTGCTGGTCTCCGGTGGAGGGAGCATCACTGGCTCCCTGGCCAGCGCGGAGCTGTACGACGACACGAGAGCTCTCCAGATGTGGCGTCCCGATATCACTCCACCCGCCACGCAACAACGGGCTCAAAAACTCCGCATCACTGGCAGCCGCTTACGAGGTCTCTCGGAGGCGAGCAGCGGAAATACCCAGAGTTCCGCTACGAATTTCCCCCTGGTTGGCCTGTTTGCGCTGGAGGGAGGGGCAATGACACGTGTAACGGCCCTGGATTCGTTCTCTGACACGGAAGTCAATGTACAGACGCCGAACGTGCCGAACGGCTACTACATCCTTTCCGTGATGGCGAATGCCCTACACGGTGGGCAGATGGTACGCGTGGATGGGCCTCATCTGGCAGCCCCCAAGGTGACAGCACCCGCGGAGGGAGCCTTCATCAACAACCCGAAGCCAGCCATTCACGGCACCGCGGAGGCCCGTAACACGGTGCGGGTGTGGCTGGATGGCGCCATGGCGGGGACAACCGAGACCGCCGAGGATGGGAAATGGATGATAGAGCTGACCACCCCGCTGACTTCAGGCAACCACCAGGTGACAGCTATCGCTACGGATGCGGTGGCCAATGTCAGCCCTTCATCCGAGCCCCGCAACTTCACCGTGGACATGGATGCGCCGGAGATGCCCAAGGTGACCGCACCTGCGGAGGGTGCCTTCGTCAACAACCCGCGGCCAGCCATTCGCGGCACCGCGGAGCTCGGCAGCACGGTGACGGTGTGGCTGGATGGCGCCATGGCGGGGACAACAACCAGGACGGACCCGCAGGGGAACTGGAGCTTCACCCCGAGCACCGCACTGACGGAGGGACGCCACCAGGCCCAGGCCACCGCCATGGATGAAGCAGGCAATGTCAGTCCCCAATCCGAGCCCAGTGACTTCACCGTGGACACGGAGGCCCCGGCACCGCCCAGGGTGACAGCACCTGAGGATGGGTCCTTCATCAGCAATCCGAAGCCAACCCTTGGCGGCCTGGCGGAGGCTGGTAGCACGGTGACAGTGTGGTTGGATGGCAAGGAAATTCCAGGTACAGACATCGTCGTGGACGAGGAGGGGAATTGGAGCTTTGTCTTGACCACCGCGCTAGGACCCGGGCACCACGAAGTCAAAGCCCGAGCCACTGATGCCATCGGGAATATCAGCCAACTCTCAGAAGAGTATTCTTTCTTCCTCAAGAAGAGCCATTACGGCTGGAGTTGCACCACAGCCCCCGCCTCCCCTGCCTCCTGGGCATTGCTGGCGCTGGTCCTGTCTCTTGGCAGGCGCCGGCTCAGGCCTCCCCACAGCCGTTCCAGGCCCTGA
- a CDS encoding choice-of-anchor C family protein: MTYGKKRTSFRTWWGSVLLGAWVSACGLIPEGEAPEDDATVEDVANEASSLVRAMPTLPRTLARSGPAVGYGGGKYLVAWSDVREGGVYGARMKQDGTLVDPVGFRINLGDEPGRKPSIAYDGNNFVVVWEWSTGISGVRVKPDGTVLGPVFTVVTSDEISGPVGLACSSTLCLVSFSISGDRQEVIGLRGVRTDGTVIEGFPVLGDSRGFASGSSVAWNGKEFLVVWSDSRGDHLRTPDIYGARVKPDGTVREPLGFPISAAPGAQTEPDVVWTGRRFLTVWTDHRGETSDIRGARVRSDARVDDPEGLPIATTSGEESAPALAHHNWKSLIVFRSVHEGTSSIQGVRLTEDGELLDAAGFALSSPGRDADFEPDVGFGGSRFLSAWARASSPDERPTLIVGARVDHDADVHRETIFTRYYEPSTPNLIQNGSFESGYDGPPELWKTLSVGETIPGGWVVTSGNVDWHDGSSLGASDGRRDVDLSGLTAGALAQTVPTMPGRTYLLTFDLAGNPAVVCGAGVKGLLLTVEDMTGSVLTYDTTPYANDFTGLRWRPEALLFTATGTAATLTFESLNDSCGGPAIDNVAVRLLPSSP; this comes from the coding sequence ATGACCTACGGGAAGAAGCGGACGTCGTTCAGGACGTGGTGGGGGAGTGTGTTGCTCGGGGCGTGGGTGTCGGCCTGCGGGCTCATCCCGGAGGGCGAGGCTCCCGAGGACGATGCCACGGTCGAGGATGTGGCGAACGAGGCCTCGTCCCTGGTACGCGCGATGCCAACGCTTCCACGCACGTTGGCCAGGAGCGGGCCGGCGGTGGGCTACGGCGGGGGCAAGTACCTGGTGGCCTGGTCGGATGTGCGCGAGGGAGGCGTCTACGGCGCGCGCATGAAGCAGGATGGCACCCTGGTGGACCCGGTGGGCTTCCGCATCAACCTCGGGGATGAGCCGGGCAGAAAGCCTTCCATCGCCTACGACGGCAACAACTTCGTGGTGGTCTGGGAATGGTCGACGGGCATCTCCGGAGTCCGCGTGAAGCCGGATGGCACCGTGCTCGGCCCGGTGTTCACCGTCGTCACTTCCGACGAGATCTCCGGGCCGGTGGGCCTCGCCTGCTCCAGCACACTGTGCCTGGTGAGCTTCTCGATCTCGGGCGATCGCCAGGAGGTCATCGGTCTGCGAGGGGTCAGGACCGATGGCACCGTCATCGAGGGCTTCCCCGTCCTGGGAGACTCGAGGGGGTTCGCGTCCGGCTCGTCGGTGGCGTGGAACGGCAAGGAGTTCCTGGTCGTCTGGTCCGATTCGCGCGGAGACCACCTGAGGACGCCGGACATCTACGGCGCGCGGGTGAAGCCGGACGGCACGGTGCGCGAGCCGTTGGGCTTCCCCATCTCCGCCGCGCCGGGAGCGCAGACCGAACCGGACGTGGTCTGGACGGGGCGGCGGTTCCTCACCGTCTGGACGGATCACCGCGGAGAGACCTCCGACATCCGTGGCGCACGCGTGCGCTCGGACGCGCGGGTGGATGACCCGGAGGGCCTGCCCATCGCCACCACCTCCGGCGAGGAGAGCGCTCCGGCCCTGGCCCACCACAACTGGAAGTCGCTGATTGTCTTTCGGAGCGTCCACGAGGGCACGTCCTCCATCCAGGGGGTGCGGCTGACGGAGGACGGCGAACTGCTGGATGCGGCGGGCTTCGCGCTCTCCTCACCGGGCCGGGATGCCGATTTCGAGCCGGACGTGGGCTTCGGGGGCTCGCGCTTCCTGAGCGCCTGGGCGAGGGCGAGCTCGCCCGACGAGCGGCCCACCCTCATCGTGGGGGCGCGGGTGGACCATGACGCGGACGTGCACCGCGAGACGATCTTCACCCGCTACTACGAGCCGTCCACGCCCAACCTCATCCAGAACGGGAGCTTCGAGTCCGGCTACGACGGGCCTCCAGAGCTCTGGAAGACGCTGTCGGTGGGAGAGACGATTCCCGGAGGTTGGGTCGTCACCAGCGGGAACGTGGATTGGCACGACGGCTCGTCGCTGGGCGCCTCGGACGGCCGGCGCGACGTGGACCTGAGTGGCCTCACGGCGGGGGCCCTCGCGCAGACGGTGCCCACGATGCCCGGACGGACGTACCTGCTGACCTTCGACCTGGCCGGCAACCCGGCCGTGGTCTGCGGCGCGGGCGTCAAGGGCCTGCTGCTCACCGTGGAGGACATGACGGGAAGCGTCCTCACGTACGACACGACACCCTACGCGAATGACTTCACGGGCCTGCGCTGGCGGCCGGAGGCACTGCTGTTCACGGCGACTGGCACGGCGGCCACCCTCACCTTCGAGAGCCTGAACGATTCGTGCGGCGGCCCGGCGATCGACAACGTGGCCGTGAGACTGCTGCCGTCGAGCCCCTGA